In the Advenella kashmirensis WT001 genome, one interval contains:
- a CDS encoding CGNR zinc finger domain-containing protein, giving the protein MSSVTSGTPLFIANNLALDFINTEYGVGPRHCDCFEDDHSVIEWLRLAGLLPDGSNSAPPGLLQLALALRDNAKTVILAAKTGSSADPAVINQVLEAGRPTNELEWDKASNTFRIVKRRQSMNAASLLEPVAQALVHLLSNEDLQLVRECEAHDCTLFFHDLTKSHRRRWCSMAACGNRMKAAAHRARKNAG; this is encoded by the coding sequence ATGTCTTCTGTCACTAGCGGAACACCCTTGTTTATAGCCAATAATCTTGCGCTCGACTTTATCAACACCGAGTACGGCGTGGGACCCCGGCACTGCGATTGCTTTGAGGACGATCACAGCGTGATCGAATGGCTCAGGCTTGCCGGGCTACTGCCCGACGGCAGCAACAGTGCACCCCCCGGTCTGCTGCAGCTCGCTCTCGCGCTCAGGGACAATGCCAAAACGGTGATCCTCGCCGCTAAAACAGGAAGCTCGGCCGATCCCGCCGTCATCAACCAGGTATTGGAAGCGGGCCGCCCAACAAACGAACTCGAGTGGGACAAAGCCAGCAACACATTCAGGATCGTCAAGCGACGTCAGAGCATGAATGCAGCCAGCTTGCTTGAACCTGTTGCACAAGCGCTCGTGCACTTGCTCTCGAATGAAGATCTGCAACTTGTACGGGAATGCGAGGCGCATGACTGCACATTGTTTTTCCACGACTTGACCAAGTCGCATCGGCGGCGCTGGTGCAGCATGGCCGCGTGTGGCAACAGAATGAAAGCCGCTGCCCATCGCGCGCGCAAGAACGCGGGATAG
- a CDS encoding cupin domain-containing protein encodes MTEDKQNHTQDSRATDDPPPRIMHIDDIEWETIRWPGETGKMLSHPTEEDPTLPNAGLLRLEPGAYHPWHRHDFAQVWYILEGEFTIGGVKCGPGTVLQHGDPHCEPELHTESGGLMFIVQYPGPTTGGKVIYDKRFNMAKRKTVESERIDL; translated from the coding sequence ATGACCGAGGATAAACAAAACCATACACAGGATAGTCGTGCTACAGACGATCCGCCGCCACGAATTATGCATATTGATGATATTGAATGGGAGACTATTCGCTGGCCGGGCGAAACCGGAAAAATGCTCAGTCATCCGACCGAAGAAGATCCTACTTTGCCTAACGCCGGTTTACTCCGTCTTGAACCGGGCGCATATCATCCCTGGCATCGTCACGACTTCGCTCAGGTTTGGTATATCCTGGAAGGCGAATTTACCATTGGCGGCGTTAAATGCGGTCCCGGCACCGTACTACAGCATGGGGATCCACACTGTGAACCAGAATTACACACCGAATCTGGCGGACTGATGTTCATAGTCCAGTACCCCGGCCCTACCACTGGTGGAAAAGTAATTTATGACAAACGTTTCAATATGGCGAAACGAAAAACGGTCGAGTCAGAACGTATTGACCTCTAG
- a CDS encoding LLM class oxidoreductase has product MNTTALIQHAFGAPYSAFYAHPGYRRMFAPDRLTLGIFLPIRFYEGDISVFAGQTDLVTQIDRWNFAAIWVRDVPLFDPSFGDAAQVLDPFTYLAFLAARTENVALATGSTIFSLRHPIDLAKASATIDQLSGGRLVLGIASGDRPIEFPAYGLAHDQRAERFAQAVTYFRQLMRPGYLEIDSPLGRFSQAEFLPKPVSGMIPLIVTGSSGQSLSWIAEHADGWLTYPNATHTPSGPLRLAEKIRAWRDLIPDVGFRPHMTNEWLDLSDDPNYPRTPLRGGFILRTGRKGLVSLLQEWQAAGVNHAALGIQFSRRPPAEVVQELAEEVLPFFASHQGPSPALSAW; this is encoded by the coding sequence ATGAATACCACTGCATTGATTCAACATGCCTTCGGGGCACCTTATTCAGCGTTCTACGCACATCCCGGCTATCGACGGATGTTCGCACCGGATCGCCTGACCCTTGGCATTTTCCTACCGATCCGATTCTATGAGGGAGACATAAGCGTTTTTGCCGGTCAAACGGATTTGGTCACGCAGATTGACCGATGGAATTTTGCCGCGATATGGGTACGTGACGTGCCCTTATTCGACCCGTCTTTCGGGGATGCCGCGCAGGTGCTCGATCCCTTTACCTATCTGGCGTTTCTGGCCGCGCGCACGGAAAACGTCGCATTAGCCACCGGCAGCACGATCTTTTCATTGCGACACCCTATTGATCTGGCCAAGGCCTCTGCGACGATCGACCAGTTGTCCGGCGGTCGCCTGGTGCTGGGCATAGCCTCGGGTGATCGGCCTATCGAGTTTCCCGCTTATGGCCTGGCACACGATCAGCGTGCAGAACGTTTTGCGCAGGCGGTAACGTACTTTCGCCAGCTCATGCGGCCAGGATATCTGGAGATTGATTCTCCATTGGGTCGTTTCAGTCAGGCAGAGTTTTTGCCTAAACCGGTATCCGGCATGATTCCCTTGATTGTGACTGGTTCGTCTGGACAATCACTTTCTTGGATCGCCGAACATGCCGATGGGTGGCTGACCTACCCGAATGCCACCCATACGCCCAGCGGACCGTTGCGGCTGGCCGAGAAAATACGCGCGTGGCGCGACCTGATTCCCGATGTGGGATTCAGGCCGCATATGACCAATGAATGGCTGGATCTGAGCGATGACCCTAATTACCCACGCACGCCGTTACGTGGTGGATTCATATTGCGCACAGGACGAAAGGGCTTGGTTTCGCTGCTGCAGGAGTGGCAGGCGGCAGGGGTTAATCACGCCGCACTGGGCATTCAATTCTCCCGGAGGCCGCCGGCGGAGGTGGTCCAGGAGCTGGCAGAAGAAGTGCTCCCATTCTTTGCCTCGCACCAGGGACCGTCGCCTGCTTTGTCTGCTTGGTAA
- a CDS encoding iron-containing alcohol dehydrogenase has translation MALIQYLTHIQFDFGAVRLLQAECDRIGIRRPMVVTDQGIRSAGLLEVAMRFLGHADKIPVFDETPSNPNEKAVRKAVAIYIENECDGIIAIGGGSSIDLAKGVAVCATHEGPLKTFAVIEGGLSKITSATAPVIAIPTTAGTGSEVGRGAILILDDGRKVGIISPFIVPKTAICDPELTVKLPVQLTAATGMDAIAHCLETFMSPLFNPPADGIALDGLNRAWSHIEQATSNPEDRDARLNMMSASMQGALAFQKGLGCVHSLSHSLGGINPQLHHGTLNAIFLPSVIQFNTPATTMVQERKLDRIAAAIGLASASSVASEVLNLTKRLGLPTTLAQLGVTRELFPNIINGALADHSHKTNPREATREDYMGMLEAAF, from the coding sequence ATGGCACTCATACAATATCTCACTCATATCCAGTTTGACTTCGGCGCTGTGCGTTTATTACAAGCGGAATGCGATCGCATCGGGATCAGGCGCCCGATGGTTGTCACAGACCAGGGCATCCGATCTGCTGGCCTGCTGGAGGTCGCTATGCGCTTTTTGGGTCATGCAGACAAGATACCTGTTTTCGACGAGACCCCTTCCAATCCGAATGAAAAAGCCGTGCGCAAGGCTGTTGCGATTTATATAGAAAATGAATGCGATGGGATCATAGCGATAGGCGGCGGATCTTCAATCGACCTGGCCAAGGGCGTTGCAGTATGCGCAACGCACGAAGGGCCACTTAAGACCTTTGCCGTTATTGAAGGCGGGCTTAGCAAAATCACATCGGCCACAGCCCCTGTAATCGCCATTCCAACCACGGCGGGCACGGGCAGCGAAGTGGGCAGAGGTGCGATTCTGATTCTGGACGATGGCAGAAAAGTGGGGATTATTTCGCCTTTCATTGTTCCCAAGACGGCAATCTGCGACCCGGAACTAACAGTGAAGCTGCCAGTACAACTGACGGCTGCCACCGGCATGGATGCCATTGCACACTGCCTTGAGACGTTTATGTCTCCGCTATTTAATCCGCCTGCTGACGGTATTGCACTGGACGGATTAAACAGAGCGTGGAGCCATATCGAACAAGCAACCAGCAACCCTGAAGATCGGGACGCGCGTCTGAACATGATGAGCGCAAGCATGCAGGGTGCACTGGCGTTTCAAAAAGGCCTGGGCTGTGTCCATAGTCTTAGTCACTCTCTTGGCGGTATCAATCCGCAACTGCACCACGGGACACTGAACGCTATCTTTTTGCCTTCAGTTATCCAATTCAATACACCCGCGACAACAATGGTGCAGGAAAGGAAACTGGATCGAATAGCCGCAGCAATAGGACTGGCAAGCGCAAGCTCGGTGGCCAGTGAGGTTCTGAATTTGACCAAACGGCTTGGCTTGCCTACAACCTTGGCGCAACTTGGGGTGACGCGAGAATTGTTTCCCAACATTATCAATGGCGCGCTTGCCGACCACAGCCATAAAACCAATCCGCGGGAAGCGACCAGAGAAGATTACATGGGAATGCTTGAGGCAGCATTTTAG
- a CDS encoding SDR family NAD(P)-dependent oxidoreductase — protein MQLNDSPRVALVTGAAGGIGLAVARRFSEMGLRICVWDAHAMQADSVNADTRNILVQKIDVTDYRAVTLALAEIRETWGAISILVNNAGISPKSADGKGAGVLQVEPEQWRHVVEVNLTAPMMLIQQVAPDMIAQRWGRVINIASQAARTRASVPGVAYVCSKTAVLGLSRYAADELGPLGVTVNTLAPGRITSPMTDVVKPEVNAAFVERTPVRRLGTPEDVATAASFYITEQASFLNGTVLDVNGGLYMP, from the coding sequence ATGCAATTGAATGATTCGCCACGTGTGGCACTAGTGACAGGAGCAGCTGGCGGCATTGGATTGGCTGTCGCTCGCCGCTTCTCCGAGATGGGCTTGCGGATTTGCGTGTGGGACGCACACGCCATGCAGGCGGATTCTGTCAATGCAGATACGCGCAACATATTGGTTCAAAAAATCGATGTCACTGACTATCGGGCAGTTACGTTAGCGTTGGCAGAAATCAGAGAGACATGGGGGGCAATCTCCATTCTGGTTAACAATGCGGGTATTTCGCCCAAGTCTGCCGATGGTAAGGGTGCAGGCGTACTGCAAGTCGAACCAGAGCAATGGCGTCACGTTGTGGAGGTCAATCTGACCGCCCCCATGATGCTGATTCAGCAAGTGGCGCCAGACATGATTGCACAACGCTGGGGGCGCGTCATCAACATTGCTTCGCAGGCTGCCAGGACAAGAGCCAGCGTTCCGGGTGTGGCCTATGTTTGCTCCAAGACTGCAGTCCTTGGATTGAGCCGATATGCGGCCGATGAGCTGGGTCCGCTCGGCGTTACCGTCAATACGCTGGCGCCGGGCAGGATTACTTCGCCGATGACCGACGTAGTAAAGCCCGAGGTCAATGCCGCATTTGTCGAAAGAACACCTGTACGGCGCTTGGGGACTCCTGAAGACGTCGCGACCGCAGCATCCTTCTATATCACGGAACAAGCCAGTTTTCTGAACGGTACTGTTCTGGATGTAAATGGTGGTCTTTATATGCCATGA
- the gcvA gene encoding transcriptional regulator GcvA produces the protein MTNTPPLKALRAFVEVGRRGSIKAAAVALHVTPGAVSQQIGLLEDRLGVRLLERERQGMRLTEAGASVHALLGNAFSQIDSAMDALETIKSRQTLVISTVASFAASWLVPRLGRFKQRYPHIEVRVEASSTLVDLRHDRVDIALRHGLGDYPGLDVTPLMAPVLVPVASPGLLASHQTLSDPADCLHYPLLHDSDRADWPLWLRAHGVNEDARMQRGNAFEDDFLLIRAAEAGQGLALVPETYAQEEIAAGRLVQVLDRPWPARFAYYMVSRPGASQRPEIRAFMDWITQEAAT, from the coding sequence TTGACTAACACCCCTCCCCTCAAAGCACTGCGTGCCTTCGTTGAAGTCGGCCGGCGCGGCAGCATTAAAGCAGCGGCCGTCGCACTGCATGTCACACCCGGCGCTGTCAGCCAGCAGATCGGTTTATTGGAAGACAGGCTCGGGGTCAGATTACTTGAACGCGAACGCCAGGGCATGCGCCTGACAGAGGCCGGCGCCAGTGTTCATGCCCTGCTTGGCAATGCGTTTTCACAGATTGACAGCGCGATGGATGCCCTGGAAACAATCAAGAGCCGTCAGACGCTGGTCATTAGCACAGTGGCAAGCTTTGCAGCATCCTGGCTGGTGCCTCGGCTTGGCAGGTTCAAACAACGCTACCCCCACATTGAAGTTCGTGTTGAAGCCAGCTCCACCTTGGTAGACTTGCGCCATGATCGCGTAGATATCGCCTTGCGGCATGGGCTGGGAGACTATCCAGGACTGGACGTCACGCCATTGATGGCGCCCGTGTTGGTGCCGGTAGCCTCGCCAGGCCTGCTCGCATCGCATCAGACATTAAGTGATCCGGCTGATTGCCTGCACTACCCTCTGCTACACGATTCCGATCGTGCCGACTGGCCACTCTGGTTACGTGCCCACGGCGTCAACGAAGATGCCCGCATGCAACGGGGTAATGCTTTCGAGGACGATTTTCTGCTTATCCGGGCAGCAGAGGCTGGCCAGGGCCTGGCCCTGGTTCCAGAAACATATGCGCAAGAAGAGATCGCAGCAGGACGCCTGGTGCAAGTGCTGGATAGGCCCTGGCCAGCGCGATTTGCGTACTATATGGTGAGCAGACCCGGTGCCTCCCAAAGACCTGAGATTCGTGCATTTATGGACTGGATAACCCAGGAAGCCGCCACTTGA
- a CDS encoding glutathione S-transferase family protein: MLHLYTDSSPNGFKATIALEEMSLPYRLHHVRIETGDNRKPDFLALNPHGRIPVLVDDETQVVLFESAAILLYLAEQTGQLLPADIQGRWETIKWLQFHASSVGPIIGQRVHFELAETVPNPAAIEHYRRLTERAFAVLDRQLAQNRYLAGNTYSIADIANFGWTHIARIIHFDFSHHLHLSGWHERVADRPAVRRGTTLPAPATGA; this comes from the coding sequence ATGTTGCATCTTTATACCGACAGTTCACCCAACGGCTTTAAGGCGACAATCGCGCTTGAGGAAATGTCGCTGCCATATCGCCTGCATCACGTGCGAATCGAGACCGGTGATAACAGAAAGCCGGATTTTCTTGCGCTCAATCCGCATGGCCGGATTCCTGTTCTTGTTGACGATGAGACCCAGGTCGTGCTGTTTGAATCGGCAGCTATTCTTCTATATCTGGCCGAACAAACCGGACAGTTACTTCCCGCTGATATCCAAGGGCGTTGGGAAACCATCAAGTGGCTGCAGTTTCATGCATCCAGCGTGGGACCGATCATTGGTCAGCGCGTACATTTCGAGCTGGCCGAAACAGTGCCCAATCCAGCCGCGATTGAGCACTACCGGCGCCTGACGGAGCGTGCTTTTGCCGTTCTTGATCGCCAGCTCGCACAGAACCGCTATCTGGCGGGCAATACCTATTCCATTGCGGATATCGCAAATTTCGGCTGGACACATATTGCACGCATCATTCATTTCGATTTTAGCCATCACCTTCACCTGAGTGGCTGGCATGAACGCGTGGCGGATCGGCCTGCCGTGCGCAGAGGCACCACCCTGCCTGCGCCGGCAACTGGCGCCTGA
- a CDS encoding LysE family translocator: MSNRRSGVFVGLGIASAVVVWATLAILGFGLLIKELFWLYEAIRMAGAIYLVYLGSRMLIGVFKGKYDQQNLAGVSTQGAGQSWRIGFLVGITNPKTATFFATLFVTLLPVGAPPLIYIAVVALVGSITSLWLCLLASVFSIGRVRSIYAGIRRPVDALMGAALVGLGVRMATSR, from the coding sequence TTGAGTAACCGGCGTTCGGGCGTTTTCGTTGGTTTAGGCATCGCCAGTGCGGTGGTTGTTTGGGCAACGTTGGCCATTCTTGGATTTGGCCTGCTCATCAAAGAGTTATTCTGGCTGTACGAAGCTATCCGCATGGCAGGGGCCATATATCTGGTCTACCTGGGCAGTCGTATGCTGATTGGTGTTTTCAAAGGGAAGTATGACCAACAGAACCTGGCGGGCGTGTCCACGCAGGGAGCGGGGCAGTCATGGCGCATCGGTTTCCTTGTTGGCATTACCAACCCCAAAACGGCTACCTTTTTTGCTACCTTGTTCGTGACCTTGCTGCCTGTTGGTGCGCCGCCTCTGATCTATATTGCTGTTGTTGCGCTGGTGGGCAGCATTACCAGCCTGTGGCTTTGCCTGTTGGCGTCCGTATTCTCAATCGGCCGCGTCCGATCCATTTACGCCGGCATCCGTCGTCCCGTCGATGCCCTGATGGGCGCCGCCCTGGTTGGTCTGGGCGTGAGAATGGCAACAAGCCGCTGA
- a CDS encoding LysR family transcriptional regulator, with product MDIQELRTFVEVADAGGVSPAARRLGVSKSIVSRRLLRLEEELGVLLLARTTRGAALTEAGATFRDYAARACAEIDVARETILPAGELCGRLRVAVPISFGSTHLAPVLARMAQLHPQLHVHASYSDRFVDLISEGFDCAIRIGYLQDSELIARRIGSIYGKLVASPDYIQAYGSPETPDDLASHQGLMQGTEAWQFLDGDKIITTRPQGRFKADNATALAAAALAGLGIAWIPDAVTREHVASGALVPVMTRYPPPPAAAYVIRPPGRHPERKVRVLTELLIACFEQTPKPASLG from the coding sequence GTGGACATCCAAGAGCTGCGAACATTCGTTGAAGTTGCTGATGCCGGGGGCGTTTCGCCCGCTGCGCGCCGGCTCGGTGTGTCCAAGTCAATTGTCAGCCGGCGGCTCTTGCGGCTTGAGGAGGAACTGGGCGTACTGCTTCTAGCGCGAACTACCCGCGGCGCGGCGCTCACCGAAGCCGGTGCCACCTTCCGGGACTATGCCGCCAGAGCCTGTGCCGAGATCGACGTAGCCCGGGAAACGATCCTGCCTGCCGGCGAGCTATGCGGCCGCTTGCGTGTGGCAGTGCCCATCTCTTTCGGCTCCACGCACCTTGCTCCCGTACTTGCACGCATGGCGCAACTACATCCCCAGCTTCACGTGCATGCATCCTATAGTGATCGCTTTGTCGATCTCATATCAGAGGGTTTTGATTGCGCGATTCGAATTGGTTACCTTCAGGACTCCGAGCTGATCGCAAGACGCATCGGATCAATCTATGGGAAGCTGGTGGCGAGCCCGGACTATATCCAAGCCTACGGCTCCCCTGAAACGCCTGATGACCTGGCCAGCCATCAGGGTCTTATGCAAGGCACGGAAGCCTGGCAGTTTCTGGATGGCGACAAAATCATCACGACTCGTCCGCAAGGGCGCTTCAAGGCAGACAATGCCACCGCATTGGCCGCCGCTGCACTGGCGGGACTGGGAATTGCCTGGATCCCAGATGCCGTCACCCGTGAACACGTGGCCAGCGGCGCGCTGGTGCCGGTCATGACACGTTATCCGCCCCCACCTGCGGCAGCATATGTCATCCGCCCGCCAGGTCGACATCCGGAAAGAAAGGTACGGGTCCTGACCGAATTGCTGATCGCGTGTTTCGAACAGACGCCAAAGCCCGCGTCCCTTGGCTAG
- a CDS encoding LysR family transcriptional regulator — MTPTLSSIASRLHIRHLRLLIAISEHGSLLGAANEVAISQPGASKALHEIETTFGAALFNRTNRGLQANDLGLCVLKYARMIYTDLGHLRNELDAIQKGDGGRVAVGCIMGAIPLLTDAVADLMQTHPGMSVEIVEDTSAELLSLIDAGRLDMAICRTSVSKTPDIYESEHLQSEELSVIANCDNPFARSDRLTLEELAQCKWIVYRANMPMRLLLEREFYNAGIRFPANLLETTSPFATLALLMRNPSFVALASTDVASFFARNNLVRVLPFEFTLRSEPYELAYRRGALLSIGAKLMRNCLLPQ; from the coding sequence ATGACGCCTACTTTGTCCTCTATTGCATCCAGGCTGCATATCAGGCATCTTCGCTTGTTGATCGCCATTTCCGAACATGGCTCTTTGCTGGGGGCGGCAAATGAGGTGGCAATCAGCCAGCCAGGCGCGAGCAAGGCGCTACATGAAATTGAAACGACATTTGGGGCTGCGCTTTTCAATAGAACCAACCGTGGCCTGCAGGCCAATGATCTGGGCTTATGCGTATTGAAGTACGCCCGTATGATCTATACCGACCTTGGTCATTTGCGAAACGAACTGGATGCAATTCAGAAAGGGGACGGCGGCAGGGTAGCTGTTGGCTGCATCATGGGCGCAATACCGTTACTTACCGATGCCGTTGCCGATCTCATGCAAACGCATCCAGGCATGTCAGTGGAGATTGTTGAGGACACCAGCGCCGAACTGCTGAGCCTCATCGACGCCGGCCGGCTTGATATGGCGATATGTCGCACGTCGGTCAGCAAAACGCCGGACATTTATGAGAGCGAGCATCTGCAGTCTGAAGAATTAAGTGTCATTGCCAATTGTGATAATCCGTTTGCGCGTAGTGATCGCTTGACGCTTGAAGAACTGGCGCAATGTAAATGGATTGTGTACCGTGCCAATATGCCCATGAGACTCTTGCTTGAGCGTGAGTTTTACAATGCCGGGATTCGATTTCCTGCGAATTTGCTGGAAACAACTTCCCCATTTGCAACTTTAGCTTTATTGATGAGAAATCCGTCTTTTGTCGCGCTGGCTTCCACAGATGTCGCTTCGTTCTTTGCGCGCAATAATCTGGTCAGGGTACTGCCGTTTGAGTTCACGTTACGCAGTGAACCATATGAGCTGGCTTATCGACGGGGCGCGCTGTTGTCTATTGGTGCCAAGTTAATGAGAAATTGTCTGCTGCCTCAATAA
- a CDS encoding glutathione S-transferase N-terminal domain-containing protein, whose translation MTLKHPIFTRWPAQHPDRLQLFSTPTPNGVKVGIMLEETGLAYEPHRIDISANESHDPAFLALNPNGKIPAIYDPNGPDGKPLALFESGAILLYLADKTGQFISADPAARYETIQWLMWQMGGVGPMFGQLGFFHKFAGKEYEDKRPLTRYVTESARLLGVLDQRLSGRDWVMGADYSIADISLLGWVRNLIGFYEARELVGFDRFAHVQAWLDRGLARPAVQRGLEVTAV comes from the coding sequence ATGACACTCAAGCATCCCATTTTCACGCGCTGGCCGGCGCAGCACCCCGATCGACTGCAACTTTTTTCTACTCCGACACCCAATGGCGTGAAGGTCGGCATCATGCTTGAAGAAACGGGGCTGGCCTATGAGCCGCACCGGATCGATATTTCGGCAAACGAAAGCCACGATCCTGCATTTCTTGCGCTTAACCCCAATGGCAAGATTCCCGCGATCTATGATCCCAACGGGCCTGACGGCAAGCCGCTAGCACTATTCGAATCAGGTGCGATCCTGCTCTATCTTGCCGACAAGACAGGACAATTTATCTCGGCTGATCCCGCCGCCCGTTACGAAACAATTCAGTGGCTGATGTGGCAAATGGGCGGCGTGGGGCCCATGTTCGGCCAACTGGGCTTTTTCCATAAATTTGCTGGTAAAGAATACGAGGACAAACGCCCGCTGACACGCTATGTCACCGAATCGGCGCGGTTGCTCGGCGTGCTGGACCAAAGGCTGTCTGGCCGCGACTGGGTGATGGGTGCCGACTACAGCATTGCCGATATTTCGCTGCTCGGCTGGGTGCGCAATCTGATCGGCTTTTACGAGGCGCGCGAGCTCGTCGGCTTCGACCGTTTTGCGCATGTGCAAGCGTGGCTTGACCGTGGCCTTGCACGCCCGGCAGTGCAACGCGGCCTGGAGGTGACGGCCGTCTAG
- a CDS encoding hydrolase has translation MTFRNGLASLLRPEDSVLVLIDHQPYQLTNLNSHDPHMVVNNATALAKTAKAFGVPTILTSVIADRGGLIFPQITDVFPGQAVIDRTFINTWEDKKVVDAVTATGRKQLIIAGLWTEICVAMPAIQAAGEGWDVTVVTDASGGVSVEAHEVAIQRMIAGGVNMMTWLAVASEWQRDWARTEHAAELTEVLVQHVAGSGIAFLWEQQLLNTPVPKVAG, from the coding sequence ATGACATTTCGTAATGGCCTTGCCTCTTTGCTTCGTCCCGAAGATTCCGTGCTTGTTCTGATCGACCACCAACCTTATCAGCTCACAAACCTGAATAGCCACGATCCGCACATGGTCGTTAATAATGCGACGGCGCTGGCAAAAACGGCCAAAGCCTTCGGCGTTCCCACCATACTAACGAGCGTGATTGCTGATCGCGGCGGGCTCATTTTTCCGCAAATCACAGATGTGTTTCCTGGTCAGGCAGTGATTGACCGTACGTTCATCAACACCTGGGAGGACAAAAAAGTGGTCGACGCCGTGACGGCGACCGGCCGCAAGCAACTGATCATTGCCGGTCTGTGGACCGAAATCTGCGTGGCGATGCCGGCTATCCAGGCGGCTGGTGAAGGCTGGGATGTCACGGTCGTGACCGACGCTTCCGGCGGCGTTTCAGTGGAGGCGCATGAGGTAGCGATCCAGCGCATGATCGCAGGCGGCGTGAACATGATGACCTGGCTGGCAGTGGCCTCCGAATGGCAGCGCGACTGGGCTCGCACCGAGCACGCCGCTGAACTGACCGAGGTGCTGGTTCAGCATGTTGCCGGTAGCGGCATTGCATTTTTGTGGGAGCAACAATTGCTGAACACGCCTGTGCCGAAGGTAGCGGGTTGA
- a CDS encoding GntR family transcriptional regulator, whose amino-acid sequence MNAPKIGLERQNLTARISGQLAEELMAGDFMPGQPLVLREVAERFGVSQTPVREALLQLVSEGALAMSPSKSIFVPEVSRALVNELRELRILLECYAARSASQRITPAMITKLKQIHGRMRTAMQERKTREILVLNKQFHMTLYTQADMPTTVVMIRQLWMRMSPYLNYLYKPNFPDPNLVKDGHPHEVVIEGLEKADPDLVQKGVEQDLRYLQQHLADNLDAIFPSDM is encoded by the coding sequence ATGAATGCTCCAAAGATAGGCCTCGAACGCCAGAATCTGACTGCTCGCATAAGTGGGCAACTAGCGGAAGAGTTGATGGCCGGAGATTTTATGCCTGGGCAACCACTGGTCTTAAGAGAGGTTGCAGAGAGATTTGGAGTCAGCCAGACTCCGGTTCGCGAAGCGCTATTGCAATTAGTCTCCGAAGGTGCTTTAGCGATGTCTCCAAGCAAATCAATCTTTGTGCCTGAAGTCTCGAGAGCATTGGTCAACGAGCTTAGGGAGCTACGGATTCTACTGGAATGTTATGCCGCACGTAGCGCTAGCCAACGCATCACTCCTGCAATGATTACCAAATTGAAGCAGATCCATGGCCGCATGAGGACTGCAATGCAGGAGCGAAAAACTCGGGAAATACTCGTGCTCAACAAGCAATTTCATATGACGTTGTACACGCAGGCTGATATGCCGACGACCGTGGTGATGATCCGTCAGCTCTGGATGCGCATGTCACCTTACTTGAATTATCTTTACAAACCCAATTTCCCAGATCCCAACCTGGTGAAAGACGGACATCCGCATGAGGTGGTCATCGAGGGGCTGGAGAAAGCAGACCCTGATCTTGTGCAGAAGGGCGTAGAGCAAGATTTGCGCTACTTGCAACAGCATTTGGCTGATAACTTGGATGCCATTTTTCCTTCCGACATGTAG